From Anser cygnoides isolate HZ-2024a breed goose chromosome 31, Taihu_goose_T2T_genome, whole genome shotgun sequence:
gtactggggggtactggggggcactgggagacaTTGGGGGCCatactgggggtactgggagatCCCGGAGGccatactgggaggcactgggggttACCATGGCCATGCTGGAGGGTACTGGGAGATACTGGGAGCcgtactggggggcactgggagataCCAGGGCTGTAccagggggcactgggagataCAGGGGGCAGTACTGGGCCttactgggggatactgggagatACTGGGGCTGTACCAGGGGTTACTGGGAGATACCAGGAGCCATACTGGGCCGTACCGGTGGGTACTGGGAGGTACCGGGGCTGTACCGGGCCGTACCGGTGGGTACTGGGAGGTACCGGGGCTGTaccggggggcactgggatatactgggagatACTGGGGACCATACTGGGAGATACCAGGGCCATGCTGGGGGTACTGAGAGATACAGGGGGCtgtactggggggcactgggagataCTGGGAGCCATACTGGGCCTTACTGGGAGATCCCGGGGCCGTACCGGGGGccactgggaggtactgggggccATACTAGGAGGTACTGGGAGATACCAGAGGCCATACTGGGAGATCCCAGGGCTGTCCcggggggatactgggggccATACTGGGCCGTACCGGGGGGCACTGGCATATACTGGGAGATCCCAGGGCCGTactggggggatactgggagaCACCGGGAGCcatactggggggcactgggagataCTGGGAGCCATACTGGGCCGTACTGGGAGATCCCAGTGGCCATACCGGGGgccactggggggcactgggagataCTGGGAGCCatactgggctgtactgggatATCCCAGTCCCGCcccaccccggtgccccccccccaattcccggtgccccccccggtggtcccggtgcccccccccggttcccggtgccccccccggtggtcccggtgccccccggccccggtgcccccccccgctcaccctCAGGGCGCCCAGGTCGATGTCATCcaggccgcgggggggggccgggctccgccatgctggggggggggggggggcaccgggaccccaccggggggggggggcaccgggagcggcaCCGGGGCGGCCGCGGCTGCGGCTCGGATGGgcagcgccggccccgcccccagcgCACTGCGCaggcgcggcgggggggggggcggggctaaggagGGGTAGGTGTGGGCGTGGCTTTGAGGCGAGTgggcggggctcggggctcaGCTCAGGGCGGGGGGCGTGGCTTAAGACGTGGAGGCGTGGCTTAAGgcgtgggggcgtggcttgaCGACACGTGGGCGTGGCTCGAGGCGGGTGGGCGTGGCCCAGGGCGCTGACTGGCTGGAGCTCCGCCTATAGGGGCGTGGCTTTGCGGCGAGTGGGCGTGGCTTGGGGcgagtgggcggggcttggggcgAGTGGGCGGGGCTGGAGGCGCGAGTGGGCGTGGTTCCAGGCAGGGCTGACGGCacaggggcggggcttaggctgtgtgggcgtggcctgggtCGAGTGGGCGTGGCTTGGGACATATGGGCGAGGCTTGTGGCGAGTGGGCGTGGCTCCAGGCACTGCTCACGGCACAGGGGCGTGGCTTGGGGCTCGTGGGCGTGGCTTGGGGCTCGTGGGCGTGGCTTAGGGCTCGTGGGCGTGGCTTAGCTCGCCCCGCCCCCGTTCCCACGGACCCCACCACTTTGGGACACGGGGGAGGATAAAAAGGAGGCGGCGCTGGCGGCGGTCACCGGAGCCGTTTATTGCCCCCGCCGAggtcggggacccccccccggttcttttgtgtgtccccccccccccccccccccaaaatgtccccttCGCGTCCCTCAGGCCGGGggcccccctcgccccccggcaGCTCGGCCCCCGCCAGGACGCGGCGCTCGACGCCCTCCTCGGTGATGGCCGCCAGCCGCACCACGCCGCCGCTCGAGCCGTCCCGCGCCATCGCCAGCGCCAGCGCTGCGGGgacaaaaagggggggggggtcagagggggggggacacccagaCCCCAAactgggccccccccccgtccccatcctcTCCCCATGTCCCTagacccccccatgtccccatgacccccaaACTGGGtgcctgtcccccccccccccatgtccctatgccccccccgtgtccccatcccccccaaactgggcccccccgtccccataatCCCCAAACTgggtccccatcacccccccatgtcctcatcccccccaaactgccccccagccccatcaccCCCAAACTGGGGCCCCATCacccccctgtgtccccatcacccccaaactgggcccccccatgtccccatcctccccccatgtccccagaccccccccccatcaccccccccaccccccaaaatgggtccccgtgtccccatcccccccaaactgggtccccctcacccccaaactgggccccccccagccccatcgcCCCCAAACTGGgaccccccatgtccccatcctccccccatgtccctagacaccccccccgtgtccccgtgccccccccccccccccccccccaaaaccatgccccccccatcaccccccaaactgggtccccagcccctcccaccgcccccgccccccgaattctgcccccagcgcccccaacccgcgtccctgtgccccccgccCCTCAAAAtcgtgccccccccaaaaaaccccccCACCCTGCGCCGTGAACTCCTCGCAGCGCTCCCTGCTCATCCCGGGCCTGAAGGCGGCGTCCACGAAGCCGTAGACGTAGGAGCTCCCCGACCCCCCCACGGCGAAGGGCTGCCGCAGCAGGAGCCCCCCATGGGCACCACGTacacctgcgggggggggcacccagatggaaaaaaatggggggggcccaaagccgggggggggggtccccgagccTGGAAATAgagccctgggggggctggggggaagggggatcctggggggggcgagggggggtcccagagcctGAGCATGGAAATaaagccctggggggggggcaggggggtcctgggggggggcagggggtcctgagggggcaAGGGCGGGTCTCAGAGCCCCAAGCCTGGAAATAAAgccctgggggggcaggggggtcctggggggcaaggggggttctggggggccggggggtctCAAAGCCCCAAGCCTGGAAATAAAGCtcgggggggtcctggaggggggagtcctggggggaccggagggggcaaggggggtccgggggggggccgaggggggtCCCAGAGCCTGAGCATGGAAATAAAgccctgggggggcaggggcgggaaacgggggtccggggggctaCAGAACCCCAAGCCTGGAAACAAAACCCTGGGGCCTGGAAATAAAgccctgggggggccggggggggcaagggggtggtcctgggggccggggggggggggggtttctCCCTCACCTGCCCCCCCGGCGGCGATCCCAGCCGGCGACGATGATGCCGGCGGTGAGCTCCTGGCGGTAGCGGtagcagctctgctggaagaGGCGGGCGGCCGTGCGCACGCGGGGGGGCTCCTCCAGCTCAATactgctcggggggggggtcaaaaacatatttaaggACCCCCCCGATTAATTctggcccccccccggggggttAAATACCTGTGGAAGGCCAGCTGGTAAGCCACGGCGTCGGCCACCGCCTGCGTGTCGGCCGCCGAGCCCGAGCGGCAGCAGAAGATGCGGTCGTGGACGGGGGTCAGCTTGTCCGTCACGCGGTTGGCCACGTAGGATctgcgccggggggggggggccacggggcGTGAGGACCCCCCCGCGGCCCTaaattcctccccccccccccgcgaaaaaaaaataaagggctCACCCCGTGGTGGTGCGCGAGTCGGCCCCGATGACGACGCCGCCGTCGAACTCCACGGCCATGATGGTggtcttttttggggggggggggcaggcaataattattataattaacAATTATTGTTGCCCCCCCACCACCACAGGAGCCCCCCCCACAACAGGAGCCCCCCACAGACACCAGGAgcaccccccccagcctcttAGCATCCCCTAACGGGGTTCctcctgccccataacccccccccccccaaaggggtccccccccataacccccccacacacaaagggccccccctgccccatagtcccccccccagccccataaacCCCCCGAACAAGGtttctcctgccccacagcccccctgcggccccatagcccccccaatggggtccccccaccccaaagggcccccccccggccccataacccccccccaacgccccccaccccccgcccaataaccccccccagccccctaacAGGgttcctcctgccccatagcccccccaacGGGatcccccaccccataaccccccccaagggcccccccccaccccatagccccccccccccgaagttTCTCCCACCCTATagcccccctcccagcccccaaatGGGGTCCgcccagccccatagcccccccccccgaggtttctcctgccccatagccctccccggccctatagcccccccaacggggtccctccctgccccatacccccccccaacgGGATCgccccaccccataaccccccacaAGGGGCCCCcccacccacagccccccccggcccctcattcccaccccccccgtttccccccGGCCCTCACGCCGGTGCTGACGGCCTCTTCGGTCCAGTCCCGGTGGAGCCCGGCGGGTCCCGGCCCGCCCCACGCCAcgaccccggccccggccccggccccgatTCCGGTTCCGATtccggtgccggtcccggtcCCGTCCCAAGGCCCCGTCCaggccccgggcccggcccaaggccccgccgccgccgccgcccgcgcaGTCACCGCCGCCATCTTCCGCCGCCTTTTGCGACGCTGCCGCCGAGCGAGCCGCGCTTCGCGACGGGGGCGCGGACGCGCTTGACGGCAGCGTGGCGCTCCCCTCCTCATGTCACCTCCCCGCGCTGCTTTACGGCAGAGTGGCGGCGGGCTTTCACGACACTGTCTCCATCCGCGCTTTCCGGCAGCGTGGCTCTCCCCGTATCCCCTAGCGCTGCTTTACGGCTGAGTGGCAGCACGCTTTCACGACGCTTTATCCTTCCGCGCTTTACGGCAGCGCGACGTCCCGTCACCGCCCCGCTCTGCTTTACGGCAGAGTGGCGACGAGCTTTCACGACATAACACCCACCCGCGCTTTACGGCAGAGTGGCGTTCCCCATCCCTTTCCCCATCCGCGCTTTACGGCAGCGCGGCTCTCCCCGGACCCCGTAGCGCTGCTTTACGGCAGAGTGGCTGCGAAGTTTCACGACACTTTATCCTTCCGCGGTTTACGGCAGCGTGGCTCCCCGCATACCCCGCAGCGCTGCTTTACGGCAGAGTGGCTACGAACTTTTCACGACACAGCGCCCCGTCCGCGCTTTACGGCAGCGTGGCGCCCCGCGTACCCCGCAGCGCTGCTTTACGGCAGAGTGGCTACGAACTTTTCACGACACAGCGCCCCGTCCGCGCTTTACGGCAGCGTGGCGCCCCGCGTACCCCGCAGCGCTGCTTTACGGCTGAGTGGCAGCACGCTTTCACGACGCTTTATCCTTCCGCGCTTTACGGCAGCGCGACGTCCCGTCACCACCCCGCTCTGCTTTACGGCAGAGTGGCGGCGAGCTTTCACGACATAACACCCACCCGCGCTTTACGGCAGAGTGGCGTTCCCCATCCCTTTCCCCATCCGCGCTTTACGGCAGCGCGGCTCTCCCCGGACCCCGTAGCGCTGCTTTACGGCAGAGTGGCTGCGAAGTTTCACGACACTTTATCCTTCCGCGGTTTACGGCAGCGTGGCTCCCCGCATACCCCGCAGCGCTGCTTTACGGCAGAGTGGCTACGAACTTTTCACGACACAGCGCCCCGTCCGCGCTTTACGGCAGCGTGGCGCCCCGCGTACCCCGCAGCGCTGCTTTACGGCAGAGTGGCTACGAACTTTTCACGACACAGCGCCCCGTCCGCGCTTTACGGCAGCGTGGCGCCCCGCGTACCCCGCAGCGCTGCTTTACGGCAGAGCGGCGGCCCGCTTTCACGACACTGCACCCTTCCGCGCTTTACGGCGGTGTGGCGCCTCGCCgcctctccccatccctctgtcgccgtgtccccccccccgaggtGCCGTACCGTGACGTCACGCCCAGTGACGTCACGCCCCGTGACGTCACGCCCCGTGACGTCATCCCTCCCGGACTGACCCCGATCAAAGGTCAAAGGTcacttattaaatatttatttatttatttttttgggggggggggggccggggggctccggggggggggctccgggggggggcccgggcccatccccccctcgccccctccAGCTCCGGGTCCTGGCGGCGGCAGCtctgggggggggaacaaaaggaaaagtggggggggggggggcgattaatggttgcccccccccccaatttttagccccccccccccaagcactcacggcggggggggccgcggaAGACGGTGGTGAGGGCCGAGGGGCGGCGGGTGGGGCGCAGCGGGGGGGGCGCGCAGCTCGGCCAgcagccgctgccccccggcgaCGGGCGGCACATGTGGAAacaggggggccggggggtcaggggagggggcagcgccccccccacacccccccccctttgccccccagccctccccagtacccagttccctcccagtatctcccagtgcctcccagtgcccccccccaacaccccagGGGggcccaacccccccccaaaataccccagggggggtcccagcccccccccacctgctccccccttgacccccccccccttccgccccccatccctccccagtACCCCctccagttccctcccagttccctcccagtacctcccagtgcccccccaccccccaaggggacccaacccccccccccccccgaaaataccccaggggggtcccagcccctccccacctgcccccccttgacccccccctccgcccccccatccctccccagtacctccccagttccctcccagttccctcccagtacctcccagtgcccccccaccccccaaggggacccaaccccccccaaaataccccaggggggtcccagcccccccaacctgcccccccccccttgacccccccccTCGTGCtcaccccccgccccctccccggggctctTTGGGGCGTCGGCGCCGTTTCGGGGGGCTCCGCCGGgcctgggggctggagggggggggcggaaagggggggtcaagggggggtggctcggtgcccccccccgcacccccccccgccATTACCTGCCCCTCCTCCATCCTGGGTGTGGTCGGGGGGGCTGGAATAAAAGAGGAGctttaatgggggggggggctggggggggcaaccctccctgcccccccccccggggaccccccccccccccccccccccattgcgggggggggcggggggactCCACCGCTCTTACCCAACGCCGCCCCGGTTCCCGttgtcccccccccgcggggTTAATCATTAACGGGGGGGGGCAAGGTCCAGGGATGGCGCCAGGGGAGGGGCCGGGAtcgggggccccccccgcccccccccccttccaggAAAAGGGcgatgaccccccccccccccccccccaaattcctgccccccctccctaaattcctgccccccttccctcttccaGGAAAAGGGcgatgaccccccccccccaaaatcctggcccccccccccccccaaattcctgcCCCCCCCTTCCAGGAATAGGGcaatgacccccccccaaattcctgcCCCCCCAatttctgccccccccaaaattcctgccccccccaaattcctaCCCCCTCCCAAATTCCTCCCCCCACAAAttcctgcccccctccccaattcctgacccccctccccaaattcctgccccccccaattcctgccccccctccccaattcctgacccccctccccaaattcctgccccccccaaattcctgccccccccaattcctgaccccccccccaaattcctgcCCCCCAAttcctgcccccctcccccaaattcctgccccccaatttccccccccaatTCCTGCCCCCCAAAACaattcctgcccccccccccccccattccagGAACATGGAGGCGGGGGCTCCTTGGCCCGGGGGTCTTTAATGAGGTccaagggggggggcacagggaaagggggggacatggggaagaggggggacatggggggggttgggaaggggggggcacgTCCTGTatggccccccccaccccatagagGCACCCTGTGGAGATAGGGAaagggggggacaagggggggcaGGAGAcaatggggtgctgggggggtcccggggggggtcttgggggtcttggggggtcctgggggggtcttgggggacagggggggtcctgggggacatagggggtcctggggggtcttgggggggcaACAAGAGACAatagggtgctgggggggttgggggatctcagggggtccctggggggtcttggagggggggggggctgggggggtcttgggggatatgggggggtcatgggggggtcttgggggacatggggggggtcccagggggtcttgggggacatggggggggtcccagggggtctcgggggacatggggggcaaCAGGAGACaacggggtgctgggggtcttGGAGGGGGGATctgaggggacatggggggggggggacatgggaaGGGGCATCAGGAGACAACGGGGtgccgtggggggggggagggggagtcAAGGGGGATctcggggatgggggggggttctttgggggggggcttttagggtgccccccccggaATCAGGCGCAGCAGAAGAAGACGACGTCGTTGAGGCCGGTGTCGTCGCGGCTGCGCTGGGGGGCCTCCACCCGGGTGCGGAGGCCGCAGatcccccgggggggggggacacgaacGGCTCCAGttgccccaacccccccgctgcccccccccgccttccAAGAGGGCCCCGTCGGAGCAGGCCCCGTCCAGGCTGTTGGCGGCCGTGTCGTCCCGCAGGCCCCGCGGGGCCTCCACGCGCAGGCGGAAGGACGCCAGGCGCGACGAGGGGCCGCaggccctggggggggtccactCGCCccacctggggggggcacggcttGAATAtggacccccccccgccgccaagACCCTCCAcacgcacccccccccccccgccacagGCACCGTTAGCCCATGTAAAGACCCCATGGCCGCCATCATCCCCTATAAAgaccccatggccccccccatATAAAGACCCCATGGCCCCCCATATAAAgaccccatggccccccccatATAAAgaccccatggcccccccataTAAAGACCCAGACCCCATATAAaaaccccagaccccccccccatggccgCCACCATCCCCTATAAAgaccccatgcccccccccatataaaggccccatgccccccccatatAAAGACCCCATGGCCCCCCATATAAaaaccccatgccccccccatataaagaccccatgtcccccccccataaagaccccttgccccccccccaataaaaagACCCCATGGCCCCCCATATAAAGACCCAAGCCCCCCATATAAAgacccaagccccccccccatataaaGACCCCATAGCCACCATCATCCCCTATAAAGACCCCATGTTCCCCCCCATATAAAGACCCCCTTTTATGGGGGGAGCCATATAAAgaccccatggcccccccataTAAGGACCCCATGGCCGCCATCATCCCCTATAAAgaccccatgccccccccatataaagacccccagcccccccatataaAGACCccttgctcccccccccccatatataGACCCCCTGGCCCCCATATAAAgaccccatgcccccccccccccccaaataaagaCCCCTTATATGGGGCAGGGACATATAAAGACCCCATGCCCCCCCCTATATAAAAACCCCATAGCCACCATCATCCCCTGTAAAgaccccatgccccccccccatataaaGACCCCcttatatggggggggggcatataAGGACCCCATGGCCAGCACCATCACCCTATATAAAGACCCCATGTGTCCCCCCCATAAagaccccatgtcccccccccatataAAGACCCCATGGCCGCCATCATCCCCTATAAAgaccccatgcccccccccatataAAGACCCCATGGCCCCCCATATAAaaaccccagccccccccccatataaagaccccatgtccccccccataTAAAGACCCCATGGCCCTCCCCATATAAACACCCCcttatatgggggggggggcatataAAGACCCCATGACCACCATCATCCCCTATAAAGACCCCATGTGCACCCCCATATAAAGACCCCCTTATATGGGGGGCGGGCATATAAAgacccca
This genomic window contains:
- the PSMB6 gene encoding LOW QUALITY PROTEIN: proteasome subunit beta type-6 (The sequence of the model RefSeq protein was modified relative to this genomic sequence to represent the inferred CDS: inserted 1 base in 1 codon) is translated as MAAVTARAAAAAGPWAGPGAWTGPWDGTGTGTGIGTGIGAGAGAGVVAWGGPGPAGLHRDWTEEAVSTGTTIMAVEFDGGVVIGADSRTTTGSYVANRVTDKLTPVHDRIFCCRSGSAADTQAVADAVAYQLAFHSIELEEPPRVRTAARLFQQSCYRYRQELTAGIIVAGWDRRRGGQVYVVPMGGXLLRQPFAVGGSGSSYVYGFVDAAFRPGMSRERCEEFTAQALALAMARDGSSGGVVRLAAITEEGVERRVLAGAELPGGEGGPRPEGREGDILGGGGGGDTQKNRGGVPDLGGGNKRLR